Proteins encoded in a region of the Anopheles aquasalis chromosome 2, idAnoAquaMG_Q_19, whole genome shotgun sequence genome:
- the LOC126570658 gene encoding uncharacterized protein LOC126570658: MLPMGLLSCLILLNSRAIPVISWQPNDQDTSEMAALPDYDQYLGEYLKPGEPLALLLDYDGTLAELTSHPNLTQMSGEMRQALRNIADSGKAFVAVISGRDVDGVKEKIGLENIIYSGNHGLEVLYPNGTRHNQGIPNDVAGSFDKMIDHLNREVVHHGSWVENKRVSLTFHFREAEQQYVAEMAQRAKEIIESYGYRANEAHASVEGKPPVQWNKGLAAEYILGTSFDPSWRQQRKVIFAGDDTTDEDVMQMIKGSGRSFRVTKDKALVTNADYKIPSVDAVYHLLKWIEARIAG, translated from the exons atgctgccgatggggTTACTTTCTTGTCTGATATTGCTTAATAGCCGTGCAATCCCAGTGATAAGCTGGCAGCCGAACGACCAAGACACTTCCGAGATGGCGGCCCTACCCGACTACGATCAGTATCTTGGCGA GTATCTCAAGCCGGGTGAACCGTTGGCCTTGCTGTTGGACTACGATGGAACGCTGGCCGAGCTGACGTCCCATCCGAACCTCACGCAGATGAGCGGAGAGATGCGGCAAGCACTGCGGAACATCGCCGACAGTGGAAAGGCCTTCGTGGCGGTCATCTCGGGGCGCGATGTGGATGGAGTGAAGGAAAAGATCGGGCTGGAAAACATCATCTACTCGGGCAACCACGGTCTGGAGGTACTGTATCCGAACGGGACGCGCCACAATCAGGGCATCCCGAACGATGTGGCCGGCAGTTTCGATAAAATGATCGACCACCTGAACCGTGAG GTTGTGCATCATGGTTCGTGGGTGGAAAACAAGCGTGTTTCGCTAACGTTCCACTTCCGGGAGGCAGAGCAGCAGTACGTAGCGGAGATGGCCCAGCGCGCGAAAGAGATTATCGAATCGTACGGTTATCGGGCGAACGAGGCGCACGCCTCGGTCGAGGGTAAACCACCGGTCCAGTGGAACAAGGGCCTGGCGGCCGAGTACATCCTTGGCACGAGCTTCGATCCTAGCTGGCGCCAGCAGCGGAAGGTAATCTTTGCCGGCGACGACACAACCGACGAGGATGTGATGCAGATGATCAAGGGCAGCGGAAGGTCGTTCCGGGTGACGAAAGATAAGGCGCTAGTGACGAACGCTGATTACAAGATTCCCTCCGTCGATGCGGTTTATCACCTGCTCAAGTGGATCGAAGCGAGAATCGCTGgttaa
- the LOC126570645 gene encoding dexamethasone-induced Ras-related protein 1, which yields MPFELPMRSLAQLLCDRELAVDGETREKGGSEGCRVLPSVVTGSMNTTSPKSSLAKLGLHPKTKPFRVMVLGQSGVGKTAMVVRFITKRFIGEYDPNLEKVYTFNTLIDNELVLFEILDAAGQPNEADCLTLEANIRWAEAFILMYSVADKCSFDECNRLKFLINYNKRRRRLGSYNKDTLLDVPVILVGNKIDQTGDRMVSTEDGQRRAKEIACACFHEVSVRESIEQVNGVFRDACRFWRVLSRYPKLKRSTSDVHDLHSEVELILSPDSVHPFCNCDLSHEKRQSIIILGRPWTEEEPDETDESESSCCSSQKSDIEEPFRGRASTDGTLLSRPRRWRFAPPGSLGGPHVGRVERRMSISMRGSNASY from the exons ATGCCGTTCGAGTTGCCAATGAGATCACTCGCCCAGCTACTGTGCGATCGTGAGCTAGCGGTGGACGGTGAGACGCGCGAGAAGGGTGGATCGGAAGGGTGCCGCGTTCTTCCGTCGGTGGTGACCGGCAGCATGAACACTACCTCGCCCAAGTCGTCGCTCGCCAAGCTGGGCCTGCACCCGAAAACCAAACCGTTCCGTGTGATGGTGCTGGGCCAGAGTGGCGTTGGAAAAACGG CGATGGTCGTACGGTTCATAACGAAGCGCTTCATCGGCGAGTACGATCCGAACCTGGAGAAGGTCTACACCTTCAACACGCTGATCGACAACGAGCTGGTGCTGTTCGAGATACTGGATGCCGCCGGTCAACCAAAT GAAGCCGACTGTCTCACGCTGGAAGCGAACATTCGCTGGGCGGAAGCATTCATCCTGATGTACTCGGTGGCAGACAAATGCAGCTTCGACGAGTGCAACCGGCTCAAGTTCCTCATCAACTACAACAAGCGACGCCGTAGGCTCGGTTCCTACAACAAG GACACGCTACTGGACGTACCGGTGATACTGGTGGGCAACAAAATCGACCAGACCGGTGACCGGATGGTGAGCACCGAAGATGGACAGcggcgagcgaaagagatcgCCTGTGCCTGCTTCCACGAGGTGTCGGTTCGCGAGAGCATCGAGCAGGTGAACGGTGTGTTCCGGGATGCGTGCCGGTTCTGGCGCGTCCTGTCGCGCTACCCAAAGCTGAAGCGCTCCACCAGCGACGTACACGATCTACACTCCGAGGTCGAACTCATCCTCAGCCCGGACAGCGTGCATCCGTTCTGTAACTGCGATCTGAGCCATGAGAAGCGCCAGTCCATCATCATACTCG GTCGCCCATGGACGGAGGAGGAACCGGACGAGACGGACGAGTCAGAGTCGAGCTGTTGCTCCTCGCAGAAGTCCGACATCGAAGAACCATTCCGAGGCCGAGCATCGACCGATGGGACGCTGCTATCTCGACCGCGCCGTTGGCGGTTCGCACCACCCGGATCACTCGGTGGACCGCACGTGGGTCGCGTCGAGCGCCGCATGAGCATCTCGATGCGAGGCAGCAACGCCAGCTACTGA
- the LOC126570613 gene encoding armadillo repeat-containing protein gudu — MAAANGATNGTNGSNGTGALGTLGGGAGGNGQGGKEQPGSLAKPAVPSSAAPPDGYESDSSDQVSSSDEEERWKDSKLSNDVPSEYWHIQKLVKYMKAGNQTATIVALCCLKDHDLTTQMNQRAIQDCGGLEVLVNLLESNDMKCRLGALSVLSEISSNLDIRRAIVDLGGIPLLVQILSEPGRDLKIMGAETIANVAKVRLARKLVRKCNGIARLVDLLDVNMNCLRSQRDQLSEEEREMLDMARAGARALWSLSESRHNKELMCKSGIVPLMGRLLKSVHIDVVVPTMGTIQQCASQANYQLAITTEGMIFDIVSHLTSDNLDLKRQCSSAIFKCASDKTASDMVRESGGLEPLVGIARDKTVRDNKQLLAAATGAIWKCAASEANVKKLDQLKTVQVLVQLLNDENEEVLTNVVGAISECVKYQNNRELLRTCGGIPLLVNLLNMTHAPLLENIAKTLKECASEAESMTLMEELDAVRLIWSLLKNSNPKVQAHAAWALCPCIENAKNSGELVRSFVGALELVVGLLKSRDNFVLSAVCAAIATIAKDRENLSVLSDHKVIRMLADLVYTTDDLLREHLAAAIASCAPYSTNTQELGRLKTVTPIVGYMVSNNPRVHRTTAMALQKLSEDSQNCITMHQGGVVPFLLETVGSKDRELQEASAGCLQNIRKLALRAEELDLCGE; from the exons CCAAGCCAGCAGTGCCCAGCAGTGCCGCACCGCCCGACGGCTACGAATCGGACTCCTCGGACCAGGTGTCCTCGTCGGACGAGGAGGAACGCTGGAAGGACTCGAAGCTCTCCAACGACGTACCGTCCGAGTACTGGCACATCCAGAAGCTGGTGAAGTACATGAAGGCCGGCAACCAGACGGCCACCATCGTGGCCCTCTGCTGCCTCAAGGATCACGATCTGACCACCCAGATGAACCAGCGTGCCATCCAGGATTGCGGCGGGCTGGAGGTGCTCGTTAATCTGCTCGAAAGCAATGACATGAAGTGCAGACTGGGAGCGTTGTCTGTCCTGTCCGAAATCTCGTCCAACCTGGACATTCGGCGTGCCATCGTCGACCTGGGAGGTAtcccgctgctggtgcagatACTGTCGGAACCGGGACGTGACCTGAAGATCATGGGCGCGGAAACGATCGCCAACGTGGCCAAGGTGCGGCTCGCCCGGAAGCTCGTCCGGAAGTGTAACGGTATCGCGCGCCTGGTCGACCTGCTCGACGTCAATATGAA TTGTCTGCGATCGCAACGGGATCAGCTGTCGGAGGAAGAGCGCGAGATGCTGGATATGGCGCGCGCTGGTGCGCGTGCCCTCTGGTCACTGTCCGAGTCCCGCCACAACAAGGAGCTGATGTGCAAGAGCGGCATCGTGCCGCTGATGGGCCGGCTATTGAAGAGTGTGCACATCGATGTGGTCGTTCCGACTATGGGTACCATACAGCAGTGCGCCTCGCAGGCCAACTACCAGCTGGCCATCACGACCGAGGGCATGATCTTCGACATCGTGTCCCACCTGACGTCCGACAACCTCGACCTCAAGCGCCAGTGCAGCTCGGCCATCTTCAAGTGTGCCAGCGACAAG ACGGCAAGCGATATGGTGCGGGAATCGGGCGGCCTGGAACCGCTGGTAGGTATTGCCCGGGATAAGACGGTGCGGGACAACAAGCAGCTGCTAGCGGCCGCCACCGGTGCCATCTGGAAGTGTGCGGCCAGTGAGGCGAACGTGAAGAAGCTCGACCAACTGAAGACGGTTCAGGTACTGGTGCAGCTGCTGaacgacgagaacgaggaaGTGCTGACGAACGTCGTCGGTGCAATCTCGGAGTGTGTCAAGTACCAGAACAACCGGGAGCTGCTGAGGACGTGCGGTGGCATACCGTTGCTGGTGAACCTGCTCAACATGACGCACGCACCGTTACTGGAGAACATCGCCAAAACGTTGAAGGAGTGCGCATCGGAAGCGGAAAGCATGACGCTGATGGAGGAACTGGACGCGGTGCGGCTCATCTGGTCGCTGCTGAAGAACTCCAACCCGAAGGTGCAGGCACACGCTGCCTGGGCCCTCTGTCCCTGTATCGAGAACGCTAAG AATTCTGGTGAGCTGGTGCGAAGCTTCGTTGGAGCGCTGGAACTGGTCGTTGGGTTGCTGAAATCCCGGGACAACTTTGTGCTATCGGCCGTCTGCGCGGCCATTGCAACGATTGCAAAGGATCGCGAAAACCTGTCCGTACTGTCCGACCACAAAGTCATCCGGATGCTGGCCGATCTCGTCTACACAACGGACGATCTACTGCGGGAACATCTGGCAGCGGCCATCGCAAGCTGTGCCCCGTACTCAACCAACACACAGGAACTCGGTCGGCTGAAAACCGTTACACCGATCGTCGGTTATATGGTTAGTAATAATCCGCGCGTTCACCGGACGACCGCGAtggcactgcagaaactaTCCGAGGATTCCCAGAACTGCATCACGATGCACCAG ggtggtgtggtgccgtTCCTGCTGGAGACGGTCGGTTCGAAGGACCGGGAACTACAGGAAGCGTCCGCCGGATGTCTTCAGAACATTCGAAAGCTTGCGCTGCGTGCCGAGGAGCTTGATCTTTGCGGGGAATAA
- the LOC126570607 gene encoding uncharacterized protein LOC126570607 — protein MSATNCEITITGPQEAHAKSSLIVVSNRLPFVLKRDPKTGALSRHASAGGLVTAVAPVVIKGKGLWVGWSGITLTDENEPIPESDPSDNTPTAGLLSEQVVSVNVEPQLFDSYYNGCCNGTFWPLFHSMPGRATFCADHWRSYYTVNKEFASRTIEALEKCLKKNTHPGVPLIWIHDYHLMLAANWIREAADEKNLPYQMAFFLHIPFPPWDIFRLYPWSDEILQGMLACDMIGFHIRDYCLNFVDCCQRNLGCRVDRKNLLVEHGGRSVRVRPLPIGIPFDRFVELAQTARKVINTNQKIILGVDRLDYTKGLVNRLKAFEVLLEKHPEHRENVSLLQISVPSRTDVKEYQELKEEMDQLVGRINGRFTTANWSPIRYIYGCVGQEELAAFYREASVCLVTPLRDGMNLVAKEFVACQIHEPPGVLVVSPFAGAGETMHEALLCNPYELDAAAEVIHRALTMPEDERTLRMSRMRRREMQNDVNSWMRQFLKAMGSLEEDDIGTTTMQPVTVDDFDDYLLSYIGYNHKLALLLDYDGTLAPIAPHPDLATLPPETKNVLQRLSNHSDVYVAIISGRNVENVKQMVGIEGITYAGNHGLEILHPDGSKFVHPMPIEYEDKVSGLLKSLQDSVCGDGAWVENKGPLLTYHYRETPVELRPAMVEKARQLIIQFGFRAAEAHCAIEAKPPVQWNKGRASIYILRTAFGVDWSERIKIIYAGDDMTDEDAMMALKGMAATFRVTNSQIVKTSAERRLPSTDSVLTMLKWVERHFMRRKPRANSLTYRGKKKDCVKMQMAFDLVPNTSAANSAASSSDERD, from the exons ATGTCGGCGACGAATTGTGAGATCACCATCACGGGACCGCAGGAAGCTCACGCCAAGAGTAGCCTGATCGTCGTGTCTAACCGGCTACCGTTCGTGCTGAAACGTGACCCCAAGACAGGCGCCCTGAGCCGTCATGCCAG CGCCGGTGGCTTAGTCACGGCTGTGGCACCGGTCGTGATCAAGGGCAAAGGACTGTGGGTTGGCTGGTCCGGCATTACGCTGACGGACGAGAACGAACCGATCCCGGAGTCGGATCCCTCGGACAACACACCAACGGCCGGGCTACTGTCGGAGCAGGTGGTCTCGGTCAACGTGGAACCGCAGTTGTTCGATAGCTACTACAACGGATGCTGCAATGGCACGTTCTGGCCCCTGTTCCACTCGatgccgggccgggccacATTCTGTGCCGATCACTGGCGCTCGTACTACACCGTGAACAAAGAGTTCGCCTCCCGGACGATCGAAGCACTGGAGAAGTGCCTGAAGAAGAACACACACCCGGGTGTACCGTTGATCTGGATCCACGACTACCATCTGATGCTGGCGGCGAACTGGATCCGGGAGGCGGCCGACGAGAAGAACCTGCCGTACCAGATGGCCTTCTTTCTGCACATTCCCTTCCCACCGTGGGACATCTTCCGGTTGTACCCGTGGTCGGACGAGATCCTGCAGGGTATGCTGGCGTGCGATATGATCGGGTTCCACATTCGTGACTACTGTCTCAACTTTGTCGACTGCTGCCAGCGCAATCTCGGGTGCCGAGTGGATCGGAAGAACTTGCTGGTTGAGCACGGTGGAAGGTCGGTGCGTGTCCGGCCACTACCGATCGGTATAccgttcgatcggttcgtCGAGCTGGCACAAACGGCCCGCAAAGTGATCAACACGAATCAGAAGATCATCCTCGGGGTTGATCGGTTGGATTACACGAAGGGGTTGGTCAATCGGTTGAAAGCGTtcgaggtgctgctggaaaagcATCCGGAGCACCGGGAGAACGTGAGTTTGCTGCAAATCTCCGTACCTTCGCGCACGGACGTGAAGGAGTATCAGGAGTTGAAGGAAGAGATGGATCAGCTGGTGGGTCGGATTAATGGGCGCTTTACGACGGCCAACTGGTCACCGATCCGGTACATCTACGGGTGTGTCGGGCAGGAGGAACTGGCTGCGTTCTATCGGGAGGCCTCGGTCTGTCTGGTGACCCCTCTTCGCGATGGTATGAATCTGGTGGCCAAGGAGTTTGTCGCCTGCCAGATCCATGAACCACCGGGTGTGCTGGTTGTGTCACCgtttgccggtgccggtgagacGATGCACGAGGCACTCCTCTGCAATCCGTACGAGCTGGATGCGGCGGCAGAGGTGATACACCGTGCGCTCACGATGCCGGAAGATGAGCGGACACTGCGGATGTCGCGAATGAGGCGACGGGAGATGCAGAACGATGTGAACAGCTGGATGCGACAGTTCCTCAAGGCGATGGGTTCGCTGGAGGAGGATGACATCGGTACGACCACCATGCAGCCGGTCACGGTGGACGATTTCGACGACTATCTGCTATC CTACATCGGATACAACCACaagctggcgctgctgctggattacGATGGAACGCTAGCACCGATTGCCCCGCATCCGGATCTGGCCACGCTACCGCCGGAAACGAAGAATGTCCTCCAACGGCTCTCCAACCACTCGGATGTGTACGTGGCCATCATCTCGGGGCGAAACGTGGAGAACGTTAAGCAGATGGTCGGTATCGAGGGCATTACCTACGCCGGTAACCATGGGCTCGAGATCCTGCACCCGGACGGTAGCAAGTTCGTCCACCCGATGCCGATCGAGTACGAGGACAAAGTCAGCGGTCTACTCAAATCTCTCCAGGATTCG gtttgtggtgatggtgcctgGGTGGAGAACAAGGGACCTCTGCTGACGTACCATTACCGGGAGACACCGGTCGAGCTACGGCCTGCCATGGTCGAGAAGGCACGCCAATTAATCATTCAGTTTGGATTCCGAGCGGCCGAAGCTCACTGtgcgatcgaagcgaaaccacCGGTCCAGTGGAACAAGGGCCGTGCCTCGATCTACATCCTGCGTACCGCATTCGGTGTCGATTGGAGTGAACGGATCAAGATCATCTACGCCGGTGATGATATGACGGACGAGGATGCCATGATG GCACTCAAGGGTATGGCGGCCACGTTCCGCGTCACCAACTCGCAGATCGTCAAAACGTCGGCCGAGCGGCGCCTACCGTCCACCGATTCCGTGCTCACGATGTTGAAGTGGGTCGAGCGTCACTTTATGCGCCGTAAGCCACGTGCCAACAGCCTCACGTACCGGGGCAAGAAGAAGGACTGCGTCAAGATGCAGATGGCGTTCGATCTGGTGCCGAACACGAGTGCGGCCAACAGTGCCGCTAGCAGTTCCGACGAGCGGGATTAG
- the LOC126570669 gene encoding protein YIPF6: protein MSSPETKIDMFDDEVSASESMHGEMTVSGAPRNTNQPGAPNFNTLDEPIKDTILRDVRAVGVKFYHVLIPKEKNTLLKEWDLWGPLVLCTFMATILQGSSDDMYDGGPEFAQVFVIVWIGALIVTLNSKLLGGNISFFQSVCVLGYCLTPCAIALLLCRIVLLANQTTFLFLLRFLISASGFGWATYASIIFLGDSQPPNRKALAVYPIFLFYFIISWLVISHSNV from the exons ATGTCCTCGCCGGAAACGAAGATAGAT ATGTTTGACGATGAGGTGTCGGCATCCGAATCGATGCACGGCGAGATGACGGTGTCGGGGGCGCCACGGAACACCAATCAGCCCGGTGCGCCCAACTTCAACACCCTGGACGAACCGATAAAGGACACCATC CTCCGTGACGTCAGGGCGGTCGGTGTCAAGTTCTACCACGTCCTCATTCCGAAGGAGAAAAACACGCTACTCAAAGAATGGGACCTCTGGGGACCGCTCGTGCTGTGCACATTTATGGCCACCATCCTGCAGGGCTCATCGGACGACATGTACGACGGTGGGCCAGAGTTTGCTCAGGTGTTTGTGATCGTGTGGATCGGTGCGCTGATAGTGACACTCAACTCGAAGCTCTTGGGTGGAAACAT TTCTTTCTTTCAGTCAGTCTGTGTGCTGGGTTACTGCTTGACACCCTGCGCAatcgctctgctgctgtgccggatagtgctgctggcgaatcAAACGACGTTTCTGTTCCTGTTGCGGTTTCTCATCTCCGCCAGCGGTTTCGGCTGGGCTACCTATG CCTCGATCATCTTTCTCGGTGATAGTCAGCCACCAAACCGGAAAGCGTTAGCCGTGTATCCTATATTTCTATTCTACTTCATTATCTCGTGGCTAGTGATTTCGCACAGTAACGTGTAA